In the Quercus lobata isolate SW786 chromosome 5, ValleyOak3.0 Primary Assembly, whole genome shotgun sequence genome, one interval contains:
- the LOC115990660 gene encoding protein NRT1/ PTR FAMILY 4.5-like, with the protein MVMEKRELVEGKVDWKGRTAVRGKQGGTRTALFVLATFAFENVATLALSVNLTTYFNGVMHFELADAANELTNYLGTSYILSILAAVLADSYIGRYKAVLIGGFLELVALALFAIQAHYPSLKPPPCDVFEPTSHCEKIGGGSAVLLFVALYFLAVGSAGVKAALPSHGADQYDEKDPKEAKQMSSFFNFLLLAVCGGGAVSLTLIVWIQDHKGWDWGFGVSSIAVLFAFIIFTVGLPMYRIQVIQGTTAITEIIQVYVAAIRNRKLELPEDPTELYEIDHDKEAAIEEDFLPHRDIFRFLDKAAIQSTSIGKYGKLEAPNPWKLCRVTQVENAKVILGVLPIFCCTIIMTLCLAQLQTFSVQQGLTMDTSVTKSFHIPPASLPIIPVMFIIFTVPVYDRIFVPFARKITGIPTGITHLQRIGVGLILSFISMAVAGFLEVKRKGVARDHDMLDAIPVTQPLPMSTFWLSFQYFIFGIADLFTYVGLLEFFYSEAPAGLKSVSSCFLWSSMALGYFFSTILVKIVNASTKNSKSGGWLAGNNINRNHLNLFYWLLSLVSLFNFFIYLFAAKRYKYRPTNPVLTNEKAKV; encoded by the exons ATGGTAATG GAGAAGCGTGAGCTCGTTGAAGGAAAAGTGGATTGGAAGGGAAGAACAGCTGTGAGGGGCAAACAAGGAGGAACTAGAACTGCTTTGTTTGTACtag CCACTTTTGCTTTTGAGAATGTGGCAACCTTGGCCCTCTCGGTGAACTTGACCACATACTTCAATGGAGTGATGCACTTTGAACTAGCAGATGCAGCTAATGAGCTAACCAACTACTTGGGCACTAGTTACATCCTGTCTATCTTGGCAGCTGTTCTTGCAGACTCTTACATCGGCAGATATAAAGCTGTTCTCATTGGGGGATTCCTCGAATTAGTG GCATTAGCATTATTTGCAATACAAGCTCACTATCCAAGTCTGAAGCCCCCACCTTGCGACGTCTTTGAACCAACTTCTCACTGTGAGAAAATTGGCGGTGGCAGTGCTGTTCTCCTCTTTGTTGCTCTATATTTCCTTGCAGTAGGGTCTGCTGGAGTAAAAGCTGCATTGCCATCACATGGTGCTGACCAATATGATGAAAAAGacccaaaagaagcaaagcAAATGTCTAGCTTCTTCAACTTCCTTCTATTAGCAGtgtgtggtggtggtgctgTCAGCTTAACGCTAATTGTGTGGATCCAAGATCATAAAGGGTGGGACTGGGGCTTTGGAGTCTCTTCCATCGCCGTACTctttgcttttattatttttaccgTGGGATTGCCAATGTACAGGATACAAGTTATTCAAGGAACCACCGCCATCACTGAAATTATTCAG GTGTATGTTGCAGCCATTCGTAATAGAAAGCTTGAACTTCCTGAGGACCCCACAGAGCTCTATGAGATTGATCATGACAAGGAAGCTGCTATAGAAGAAGATTTTTTACCTCACAGAGACATTTTCAG GTTTTTAGACAAAGCAGCCATCCAATCAACATCTATAGGAAAATATGGAAAACTAGAGGCTCCAAACCCATGGAAACTATGCAGGGTCACGCAAGTGGAAAATGCCAAAGTAATACTAGGCGTGCTTCCAATATTTTGTTGCACAATTATCATGACCCTTTGCCTTGCTCAGCTTCAAACCTTCTCAGTCCAACAAGGTCTCACTATGGACACAAGTGTCACTAAATCTTTCCACATCCCACCTGCCTCACTCCCAATCATCCCAGTCATGTTCATTATCTTTACAGTCCCTGTCTATGACCGGATTTTCGTACCCTTTGCACGCAAAATCACCGGCATTCCAACAGGCATCACGCACTTGCAACGAATAGGAGTTGGTCTTATTCTCTCATTCATCTCCATGGCAGTAGCTGGCTTCTTGGAAGTGAAGCGAAAGGGTGTAGCACGAGACCATGATATGCTTGATGCAATCCCAGTCACACAGCCACTGCCCATGAGCACATTCTGGCTATCTTTTCAGTACTTTATATTTGGAATTGCAGACTTGTTCACCTATGTGGGActtcttgaatttttctactCAGAGGCACCTGCTGGCCTTAAATCCGTCTCGAGTTGTTTCCTTTGGAGCTCCATGGCACTTGGATATTTTTTTAGCACTATACTTGTCAAAATAGTTAATGCTTCGACAAAGAATAGTAAAAGTGGAGGTTGGTTGGCAGGGAATAATATTAATAGGAACCATTTGAACCTCTTCTACTGGTTGCTCTCTCTTGTGAGCTTGTTCAACTTCTTTATCTATTTGTTTGCAGCTAAGAGGTACAAGTACAGGCCTACCAATCCTGTCCTCACAAATGAGAAAGCCAAAGTATGA